Proteins encoded by one window of Mauremys mutica isolate MM-2020 ecotype Southern chromosome 25, ASM2049712v1, whole genome shotgun sequence:
- the LOC123356301 gene encoding dickkopf-related protein 3-like isoform X1 yields MPYHAPDEAALSKSPSPLADSKEIAAATTCSQDRHCAHGLFCDKHFRLCCPLRQEGQYCRCDTHCARGLSCMFGKCHRTVPDGQEGARCRQDKDCGVAACCARHHGELLCKKRLGMDESCFVPQGGLAFSINQVCPCQEGLVCRTGAAGREKAFEYWQDKSDWRCMKPLL; encoded by the exons ATGCCCTACCACGCCCCAGACGAGGCCGCCCTCTCCAAaagccccagccccctggccgACAGCAAGGAGATTGCG GCGGCCACAACGTGTAGCCAGGACCGACACTGCGCCCACGGGCTCTTCTGTGATAAGCACTTCCGGCTGTGCTGTCCCCTGCGCCAGGAGGGGCAGTACTGCCGCTGCGACACCCACTGTGCCAGGGGCCTGAGCTGTATGTTTGGCAAGTGCCACAGGACCGTGCCGGACGGGCAGGAGG GTGCTCGCTGCCGGCAGGACAAGGACTGTGGCGTGGCTGCCTGCTGCGCCCGCCACCACGGCGAGCTGCTCTGCAAGAAGAGGCTGGGAATGGACGAGAGCTGCTTTGTGCCCCAGGGAGGCTTGGCCTTCAGCATCAACCAGGTCTGCCCCTGCCAGGAGGGGCTGGTGTGCAGGACTGGGGCTGCTGGCAGAGA GAAAGCATTCGAGTATTGGCAGGATAAAAGTGACTGGAGATGCATGAAGCCCTTGCTGTAG
- the LOC123356301 gene encoding dickkopf-related protein 3-like isoform X2, with the protein MIKEPTKAATTCSQDRHCAHGLFCDKHFRLCCPLRQEGQYCRCDTHCARGLSCMFGKCHRTVPDGQEGARCRQDKDCGVAACCARHHGELLCKKRLGMDESCFVPQGGLAFSINQVCPCQEGLVCRTGAAGREKAFEYWQDKSDWRCMKPLL; encoded by the exons ATGATAAAAGAACCCACAAAG GCGGCCACAACGTGTAGCCAGGACCGACACTGCGCCCACGGGCTCTTCTGTGATAAGCACTTCCGGCTGTGCTGTCCCCTGCGCCAGGAGGGGCAGTACTGCCGCTGCGACACCCACTGTGCCAGGGGCCTGAGCTGTATGTTTGGCAAGTGCCACAGGACCGTGCCGGACGGGCAGGAGG GTGCTCGCTGCCGGCAGGACAAGGACTGTGGCGTGGCTGCCTGCTGCGCCCGCCACCACGGCGAGCTGCTCTGCAAGAAGAGGCTGGGAATGGACGAGAGCTGCTTTGTGCCCCAGGGAGGCTTGGCCTTCAGCATCAACCAGGTCTGCCCCTGCCAGGAGGGGCTGGTGTGCAGGACTGGGGCTGCTGGCAGAGA GAAAGCATTCGAGTATTGGCAGGATAAAAGTGACTGGAGATGCATGAAGCCCTTGCTGTAG